The Corynebacterium simulans genome contains a region encoding:
- a CDS encoding cation:proton antiporter yields MEVLLVLIGLMLLTVIVVAVGDKTGLPWPALLSILAALSMFIPRLPDFEIPTDLILPVFLPPLLWALARRTSWGVIREQWVTILSLSVLLVVATTLTVGMTAYAFLPGVSLAGAILIGAAIAPPDPVAVEAVAEPAGIPRRIISTLQTEGLFNDAASIVAFHLALVAVTDDSTMTWGNAILSFLYSAAVAGVLGWGSGRLASMFIARVHEVVARNALTWVIPFAVYVVAEELHASGVIAVVIAAVELHSRAPIQAEDRLSGQSFWETIELLFTGVAFGLIGMTVNSAVHEAGTNLGHSIIVGVLLSLVAFVVRLLWMWLFYRINLRRGKPRLAPLRLQEVLLMAWSGMRGLVTLALVLSIPSDAIAYSDELSVIALTVLVMTMVLPGLLLPWLMRQLDLTTYSQAASDKMRAEITKRARKAGVASMRRKYKELDPEIAANISQWFEDRLGEDEDGDDASTRLQKAIKARDVALAARRVALAGAQQELLRLRRDRNFNPMIVDEVLEEVDRMTLGTKTR; encoded by the coding sequence GTGGAAGTATTGCTAGTACTCATTGGTTTGATGTTGTTGACCGTGATTGTGGTGGCAGTCGGGGATAAGACCGGGCTTCCCTGGCCGGCTTTGCTTTCCATTCTGGCGGCCTTGTCCATGTTCATTCCGAGGCTGCCGGACTTTGAGATTCCAACCGATCTCATCCTGCCCGTCTTCCTGCCGCCTTTGCTGTGGGCGCTGGCGCGTAGAACCTCCTGGGGCGTAATACGAGAGCAATGGGTGACTATCTTGAGCTTGTCCGTGCTCTTGGTGGTTGCTACCACGCTGACCGTGGGCATGACCGCCTATGCCTTCTTGCCTGGAGTCAGCCTGGCGGGTGCGATTCTCATCGGCGCTGCTATCGCGCCGCCTGACCCAGTTGCGGTGGAAGCAGTGGCTGAGCCCGCGGGTATCCCGCGCCGCATTATTTCCACGCTGCAGACTGAAGGCCTGTTCAACGACGCGGCTTCGATTGTGGCTTTCCACCTCGCACTCGTGGCGGTGACCGATGATTCCACCATGACCTGGGGGAATGCTATCTTGAGCTTCCTTTACTCCGCAGCAGTGGCGGGTGTGCTGGGCTGGGGCAGCGGACGCCTTGCCTCCATGTTCATCGCGCGAGTTCATGAAGTGGTTGCCCGCAATGCGCTTACCTGGGTGATTCCCTTCGCCGTCTATGTAGTTGCGGAAGAACTCCATGCTTCTGGCGTTATCGCAGTCGTTATCGCCGCGGTGGAGCTGCATTCCCGCGCGCCGATTCAGGCCGAAGACCGTCTTTCCGGCCAATCCTTCTGGGAGACCATCGAGCTGCTGTTTACGGGCGTGGCCTTTGGCCTCATCGGTATGACCGTCAACAGCGCGGTACACGAGGCGGGTACCAACCTGGGGCATTCGATCATCGTTGGCGTGCTGCTTTCCCTCGTGGCCTTTGTAGTTCGGCTGCTATGGATGTGGCTTTTCTACCGCATCAATCTGCGGCGCGGAAAGCCACGCCTTGCCCCGCTGCGCCTGCAGGAAGTGCTGCTTATGGCTTGGTCTGGCATGCGTGGCCTGGTCACCCTCGCGCTGGTTTTGTCCATACCGAGCGATGCCATTGCCTATAGCGATGAGCTTTCCGTTATCGCCCTGACCGTTCTGGTGATGACCATGGTGCTGCCAGGCCTCCTGTTGCCGTGGCTCATGCGTCAGCTGGATCTCACCACGTATTCACAGGCAGCCTCTGACAAAATGCGCGCGGAAATCACCAAGCGTGCGCGCAAAGCTGGCGTGGCTTCGATGCGGAGGAAATACAAAGAATTGGACCCAGAGATTGCCGCCAATATCTCGCAGTGGTTTGAGGATCGCCTTGGTGAAGACGAGGACGGCGACGATGCCAGCACCCGTCTGCAAAAGGCGATCAAAGCTCGCGACGTCGCGCTGGCGGCGCGCCGGGTTGCCTTGGCAGGCGCCCAACAGGAGCTGCTTCGCCTGCGCCGTGACCGCAACTTCAACCCGATGATCGTGGATGAAGTACTCGAGGAAGTAGACCGCATGACCCTGGGAACCAAGACCCGCTAG
- the gluQRS gene encoding tRNA glutamyl-Q(34) synthetase GluQRS has protein sequence MDSHTHAGRYAPSPSGDLHFGNLRTALLAWLFARSSGRRFVVRIEDIDKQRSSRDAAQRQLEDLATLGIDWDGEVIYQQDREAAYSAALGKLPYYECFCSRKDIQEAARAPHAIPGQYPGTCRYLDEETKAQKRGELAAQSRVPSLRLRAETNQFTIQDKLHGNYTGDVDDFILRRGGQVADINNPQADWAYNLAVVVDDIYQGVDQVVRGDDLLSSAPRQAYLASLLGQPAPEFVHVPLVLNPEGKRLSKRDGAVTLRQLLEFYTPEQVVGQMAHSLGYTAASAHELLEKFQPEALSTQPYEWSDGRRGAAQD, from the coding sequence ATGGATTCTCACACCCACGCTGGACGCTACGCCCCGAGCCCTTCCGGGGATCTCCACTTCGGAAACCTCCGCACAGCCCTTCTGGCATGGCTTTTTGCGCGTTCTTCAGGGCGGCGCTTCGTGGTGCGCATCGAGGACATCGATAAGCAGCGCTCCTCGCGTGATGCAGCGCAGCGCCAATTGGAAGATCTGGCCACGCTCGGAATCGACTGGGACGGCGAGGTCATCTACCAGCAGGATAGGGAAGCCGCCTACAGCGCGGCCTTGGGGAAGCTGCCGTACTATGAGTGCTTCTGTTCGCGCAAAGACATTCAGGAAGCCGCTCGCGCCCCGCATGCCATCCCCGGGCAGTATCCGGGAACCTGCCGTTATCTTGATGAGGAAACCAAAGCGCAAAAACGCGGCGAGCTTGCCGCGCAAAGCCGTGTGCCATCGCTGCGGCTGCGTGCGGAAACAAATCAGTTCACCATCCAGGACAAGCTGCACGGCAATTACACAGGCGACGTCGACGATTTCATCTTGCGGCGCGGCGGCCAGGTAGCCGATATCAACAATCCGCAGGCGGACTGGGCTTATAACTTGGCGGTGGTGGTAGACGATATCTACCAAGGAGTCGACCAGGTAGTCCGCGGCGATGATTTGTTGAGCTCCGCCCCGCGGCAGGCTTATCTCGCGAGCCTGTTGGGCCAGCCGGCGCCAGAGTTTGTTCACGTTCCCTTGGTTCTCAACCCGGAAGGCAAGCGCTTGTCTAAACGGGATGGTGCGGTAACGCTGCGCCAGTTGCTGGAGTTTTATACCCCGGAGCAGGTGGTGGGGCAGATGGCGCATTCGCTGGGCTATACGGCAGCAAGCGCTCACGAGCTACTGGAAAAGTTTCAGCCGGAGGCGCTGAGCACTCAGCCTTATGAGTGGAGCGATGGGCGCCGAGGTGCCGCACAGGACTAA